The Chitinophaga caeni genome segment TTCAATTCGACAAGGATCTTTTCTCTCAAGGCTTCCTGGAGAAAGACCAGTTGCGTTCGATAAAAATGTTGTTCGAGCAAGCGAAAAGGGGGATTTTATTCGATGCCCAAACCGCTCAAATGTTCAGCGAGCAAGTAATTGCATTGGAAAAGAAAAACGGTTTCGATGCATTTTTACATTTATTGTCGCTGTTGCATGACCTCTCCTTGTCAAGAAATTGCCAATTGCTATCTGATCCCTCGTTCATGAAAGAAATCGTGAGTTACGATAGCCGTAGGTTAGAACGCACTTTCGAGTATATGAACAAAAACTTTGGAAACCCGATATCCCTGGCCGAGATAGCGCAAGTTGCCAACATGTCAGAAGCCTCGTTCAGTAGGTTTATCAAGGCGCATACGGGCTATACTTTTACCGAGAACTTGACCGAGATCCGCTTGGGTCATGTTACGCGCATGTTGATATCCACGCAGCAAACCATTTCGGAGATCGCTTATAAATGCGGGTTTAACAATATGGCCAACTTCAATAAATTATTTAAACGCCGGAAAGGTTGTACACCGAAGGAATTCAAAATCAATTTTAATAAGAAAAGGATGTTCGTGTAAATCAATCTTTTTTTAGAATCTCATCTACTTTATCCAGGTTGTTCATAAATATCGGTTTATGAAAATCGTCTAACCGGAGGAGCAGGTTCATCAACTGTAACTGCTCCGCCGGGGATAAATCACCGAGGATCAGCCGGGAGATTTGATCCATATTATGGAATAACTGCCCCATCATCAACCTACCGCTTTCACTTACAAATAAATCCTTGCTGCGCTTATCTTGCGGATTCGGTTGTTCTTCTATGAATCCCAACTTGATCATCCGGTTAATAATTTCAATACCCGTCGGCTTTTCTTGTATGTTTCTTTGTATTAACTGCGTTTTATTCATCGGGCCATGCTGTAATAAACTTACCATGTAACCGAACTCGTCCATCGATTGTAAGGGACTGCCTTCCAAGCCCTTCTTTATATATAATTTGGCATAGCGGTACATGTAAACGATTAACTTGCTAATCATTCCCCCAACATGTGCATCACTATAGCCCTCCGGAGTAGAGGCGGGCGCTGCCGGCATAGTAGATTGCCTGCCCGATTCTATCCAACGCACGAACTCGCTAAGCTCCGGCTGTTCCAAGCACGTAGCATGCTCATATTCTTCCGCTAATCCTATTAAAGATTTTATAAATGTATAATCCAAATCTCCTCCCGGTTTTAACAAAATTAACAAGATTATCTAAAAAATAGTCTGTTATCATACCAAAATTCAATTTAAGTAGTATATTTACATACGAAATTAGTATGTTTTCGTATTATTTAGGTTGATTTTATGGATAAAGTCATTGTAATAGGTGCTGGTTTTTCAGGTTTGGCTGCTGCTTGTTGCTTGGCTGCAGAAGGGATTGAAGTAACGGTATTGGAAAAACATGACCAGGCCGGCGGCAGGGCGAGGCAATTAAAGTCGGAGGGTTTTACATTCGATATGGGGCCAAGTTGGTATTGGATGCCGGGTGTATTCGAACGTTTTTTCAACCGTTTCGGTAAAAAGACCACTGATTATTACACGTTGAAACGTTTATCACCTTCTTACAGGGTTGCCTGGGAGGATGGAAATATGGACATCCCGAGCGGGTACGCCGAGTTGAGAAAATTATTTGAATCGGTAGAAAAAGGGAGCGCCCGGAAGCTGGACAAATTTTTAGATGGGGCGGCAAAAAAGTACGCCATCGGCATGGAGAGATTGGCATATCAACCCGCTTTGAGTTTGAAGGAATTCGTAGATAAAGATGTCATAAGATCCCTGTTGCAATTAGACCTGTTCAATTCAATGTCGAAGCATATCGGCAAATATTTTAATGATCCTAAACTTCGGCAGATACTGTCTTTCCCGGTTTTATTTCTCGGCGCGATGCCAGATCATATCCCGGCATTATATAGTTTAATGAATTACGCCGATATCAAACTAGGTACATGGTACCCGGTGGAAGGCGGTATGTACAGTATCGTGAAAGCTATGCAATCCTTAGCCACATCTTTGGGAGTTGCATTCGAGTTTCAACAGGATGTAGCGGCATTTGAATTTGTAGGAAATAAGGTAACAAATGTCGTTACGACCGCGGGGAAACATTGGGAGGCCGACGGGGTGGTGGCCACTGCTGATTACCACTTCATCGAGCAAGAGCTGTTACCGCCTTCTTACCGTACCTATTCCGATTCCTATTGGACTAAGCGGGATATGGCGCCATCCTGTTTACTATATTATATCGGCTTGAATAAGAAGTTGCCGGGATTGCAGCATCACTCGCTATTTTTTGATGCGCCATTCGATCAACATGCTGCCGATATATACAAGTCGCCCAAGTGGCCGGATGATCCATTATTTTATGCTTGTTGTACCTCGGTATCTGATGAAACAGTTGCCCCGCCGGGATGCGAGAACTTGTTTTTATTGATCCCGGTTGCACCCGGACTATCCGGCGATACAGTTGAACTGCGGGAGTTTTATTTCAAGAAAATTATCAAGCGGATGGAAAAGCATTTACAAACTTCCATCATGCCGCATATTATATTTCAACAGCATTATGCGACTTCGAATTTTATGCAAGACTACAATGCCTTTAAAGGAAATGCTTACGGTCTTGCCAATACCTTAACGCAAACCGCATTATTAAAACCTTCACTCAGAAGCAGGAAAGTGAAAAACTTGGTTTACGCGGGACAATTAACCGTTCCCGGGCCGGGCGTTCCCCCGGCGATTATTTCGGGGGAAATAGCAGCCGGGGAGATTCTCAAAACATTAGCGTCCAAAAATGCGATGATGATATGAACACAATCGAAACATATTCAGCCGTATGTATGAAATGTAGCCGCGAGGTTACCAAGCATTATAGTACCTCGTTTTCCTGGGCGATCAAATTATTGCATAAAGATTTGCAACGGCATATTCATGCCATTTATGGGTTTGTTCGTTTAGCGGACGAAATTGTAGACACTTTTCACCAGTACGATAAAGAGAAGTTACTGAATGTATTTCGATCCGATGTATATGCGGCGATCCATAATAAGGTTAGCTTGAACCCGGTTTTACAAAGCTTCCAGCTAACGATACATCAATATAACATCCCCCTGCAACTGGTCGATGATTTCCTGGAAAGCATGGAGATGGATCTTGATAAAAAAGTTTATCATACCCATGAGGAACTAGATTCTTATATCTATGGATCTGCGGAAGTAGTGGGTTTGATGTGCCTGATGGTTTTTTGCGAAGGGAATGAAGCGCTGTACAATGATTTGGTCCCGACGGCTCAACAACTCGGGGCAGCTTTTCAAAAGATTAATTTTTTGCGCGATCTGGAAGATGATCAATCTCATTTACAACGCTCGTATTTCCCGGGTGTCGATCTAAGAAATTTTGATGAACAGGTAAAGCAAACAGTGGAAAATGGTATTGCAACGGACTTCGAAGCAGCTATGAAAGGTATCTTGAAATTGCCGATCAAGGCACGCTTCGGGGTCTACGTTGCATACCGGTATTATTTTTCGCTGTTTAAAAGAATTAGGAAGCAGCGGGCAGCATCCATCCTGCAACAAAGGATCAGGATTCCCAATGTTCAAAAATTAGCTATCATTTTAGATGCTGGTATCCGCAGTAAAATGGGCGCCTGGTAAAATGAATGATCGATTATGATTTTATTTTTTTATATACTCATCGTACTGCTCACTTTTATCCTGATGGAAGGGGTGGCATGGGCAACGCATAAATATGTAATGCATGGATTGTTATGGTATCTACATAAAGATCATCACCAGAAAACACCGCATTTCTTCGAGAAGAATGATGCGTTCTTCCTCATCTTTGCCATTCCCAGTATATTATTGTTTTGGTTCGGTTTGAAGGATGGCCTGAACTGGATGTTTTTCATGGCCCTGGGCATTTTTCTATACGGCTTAGCGTATTTTATGGTGCATGATGTTATTATTCACCAGCGTTTTAAATGGTTTTCCCGCTCTAACAACCGCTATATACGCTCCATCCGTTGGGCGCATAAAATGCATCATAAGCACCTGGAGCGGCATGACGGGGAAGCCTTCGGGATGCTTTGGGTAACGAAGAAATATTGGAGAAGCGACCTAAATACTCTGCATAAATGACCCGGTACGATTATATAATAGCAGGTGGTGGTTGCGCCGGGCGCAGCTTGGCGGTTCGCTTGTTGCCTTACCTGGAAGCCAAGGGGAAAAAGTTATTGATCGTTGACCGGGAGTTTAAACATTCTAATGATAGAACATGGTGCTTTTGGGAAGAAAAGCAGGGGCTGTTTGAGTCCATCGTTTATAAAAGATGGTCAAACTTAAAAGTAGCTTCGGCAGATAGGCAATTGCAATTTTCTATCGCACCTTACCAGTACAAAATGATCCGCGGGATCGATTTTTATCAGTTTACCGACCAATTATTAGAACATGCGCCACAGGTAGACTTCTTAAAGGCCGTAGTAGCCGAGATGGGGCAAGATAAAAACTCCGCTTACGTTATCATTGATGGAGATAAATACCTGGCCGATTATATTTTCAATAGCATTTCCCCGGTCGTAAAAAATGATCCTTTTCCGTTTATAAAGATGTTGCAACATTTTAAGGGTTGGGTCATAGAAACCGGGGAACCCGTTTTTGATCCGGGGCAAGCGGTCTTCATGGATTTCGATGCCCCGCAAACTCAAGGCACGGGCTTTTATTATGTACTACCATTTACGGAAACCAGCGCCCTGATCGAGTACACGGTTTTCTCTCCCGCCATGTTAGAAGATAAGGAATACGATACGGCCTTATCAGGATTTGTTCGCACACATCTGCATGCTACCGCTTACAAGATATTAGAAGTGGAAAAGGGTAGTATCCCTATGACGGATTATCCTTTCAACAGGAATAATGATAGGATCATCCATACCGGTACTGCCGGTGGGCAAACAAAAGCTTCCAGCGGGTACACGTTTAATTTTATACAGAAGGATTGTGAAGCAATTCTTAACGCTTTAATAGAAGATGTTCCGATAGGTACGTACCGGGGAACACCCGGTCGCTTTCATACTTATGATGGAATTTTGCTCGATGTATTACAAAATTCTTCTTCGAAAGGTAAAGATATTTTCATGAGATTATTCGAAAGAAATGATCCCCGGAAGGTATTGAAGTTTCTCGATAACGAAACGAATATATGGGAAGAATGCAGCATCTTTTTAACCTTGCAACTATTGGATTTCACTAGGTCTTATATCAGGCGATCTTACAGGATCGCAATGGCTGGCACATAACCAGGTACACCCTGTTCCTGATTATAGATTGTTGAAAATGAACCTTCCCCTGATATCTATCTAGGGAAGGCTTTTTGTATATAGCCGGATCGGTGAGCGGGATGCAAATTAAATAAATATTAATCCTGGCCGCTTATCACAAAATCTTATAATTTGGAAGATACCTTTGCTATTTTTCGAAGACATATTCTTTACACTTATTATTATCTTCATTATTATGACGGATTCAAGAAGAGATTTTCTTAAAAAATCAGTTCTATTATCCGGTGCTACAGGACTTTCCACGATACTTCCCGCCTCCGTGCAGAAAGCTTTCGCTATAGATCCTTCTCCCGGTAGCACTTATTTAGATGCAGAACACATTGTAATCTTAATGCAGGAAAACCGCTCTTTCGATCATTGCTTCGGTACTTTGCAAGGCGTGAGGGGCTTCAATGATCCCAGGGCTATTACTTTGCCTGATGGAAAACCTGTTTGGTGCCAAACTAATGAGAAAGGGGAAACGTATGCTCCTTTCCGCTTGGATTTGAAGGACAGTAAAGTTACCTGGATGGGCGCTTTGCCGCATTCCAGGCCCAGCCAAGTGGATGCTTGGAACAAGGGTAAGTACGATCAATGGCTCCCGGCGAAACGTTCCGGACATAAGGAGTTCAAGGAAATGCCGTTGACCATGGGATACGTTACCCGGCAAGATATTCCATTTAACTACGCCATGGCAGATGCTTTCACCGTTTGTGATCAGAATTTCTGTTCCGCGATGACCAGTACAACTCCCAACCGCTCTTTCTTTTGGACAGGTAAGATCAGTACCGAGGTTGACGGCGTTATGCAGGCACATATCCGGAATGACAATTACAGCTATGGAAAGTTGGGCTGGAAAACATTCCCTGAATATTTACAAGAGAATGGCATTGAATGGAAATTTTATCAAAATGATATCAGTTGCGGCGGCGGATTTAAAGGCGAAGAACGTTCGTGGTTAGCTAATTTCGGATGTAATCTCTTGGAATTTTTCGCTGCTTATAACGTGAAATTCTCCAAGCGTTACGTGGAGAGCTTAATCAAGCAAATAGATACTTTGCCGGAGGAGATTAACAAGCTCCAGGAAGCCAGTCCTTCAACGGAAGATGCCGCCCGGAAAAACAGGGAAAGCATCAATAAGAAGCAGGCGGCACTGGATAATGCGAAGGAAGAGTTTGCCAAATGGAATAAAGAATCGTATGAAAAATTAACCGGTCAGCAAAAGCAGCTTTTCAACCGCGCCTTCGTGAATAATGCTGCTGATCCTGATTTTCATAAGCTCACAGCATTAAAATATAAAGACGGAAAAAAGGAACGTGAATTAAATGTTCCCGAAGGTGACCTGTTTTATCAATTCCGTAAAGATGTGAACGAGGGGAAATTACCGACCGTGTCTTGGTTGGCCAGCCCGCAAAATTTCTCCGATCACCCCAGCGCCCCATGGTACGGCGCATGGTATGTATCCGAAATTTTAGATATCCTTACGAATAACGAAGAGGTGTGGAAGAAAACGATCTTCATTTTAACTTATGATGAAAATGATGGTTATTATGATCACGTGCCTCCATATTCTATTTGCGATAACAAATTGCCGGGAACCGGGAAATGTTCGCCTTCTATCGATACCGAGATTGAACATGTTCGCCTGGATGCTGAATTGAAACAAGGGCTTAGTAAAAAGAATGCCCGCGAATCCCCGATAGGATTGGGCTTCCGGGTGCCGCTGGTAGTGGCTTCCCCTTGGAGTAGGGGCGGTAAGGTTTGTTCACAGTTATTTGAACATACGTCTACTTTGCAGTTCTTGGAAACCTTTATTAACCAAAAATTTAAGAAAAATATTCACGCTGAGAATATCAGTAACTGGCGCAGGGCTATCAGCGGCGACCTAACCTCGGTATTTAGCCCCTTTGATGGCAGCAAACCGAAGCCTTTACCTTTTATTGAACAGCACAAGATCGTTGAAGATATCTATAACGCGAAGTTCAAGAATCTGCCCAATGGTTACCGTGAGATCTCCGATCGCGATGCGAACGAGATTGCCGGCAAAGGTTTGCGTTTACAAGAAAAAGGAACGCGCCCTTCCTGTGCCTTACCGTATGAATTATATGCTGATGCCAATAAAGAACCCGGTTCAAGTGTATTGAAGTTGCAGCTAAAAGCAGGGAACAAAATATTTGGTAAGAAGTCCGCCGGCGCCCCGTTTACGGCCTATGCTCCCGCTAAGTTCAAAGGGGAGTTAAACCGGAACTGGTCGTTTGCTTTGGTGGCCGGGGACCAGTTGGATTACGATTGGAACATTCAAGAATTTGATGATAATAATTACCGTTTAAGGGTGGGTGCACCGAACGGTTTTTACCGCGAATTTGTTGGTGATGCCAATGATCCCTCGATACATGTTTCCGCTAAGCCGGAAGTAAGCGGTGTCGGTATGAAACCAACCGGTAACCTGGTGGTTCAAGTTAAAAATTTAGCAGCATCCCCGGTGTCTATTTTGGTTGCCGATAACGCTTATGGAAACAAATCGATCAGCCGGGAAATTGCCGCTAAAAGTACCGTGGAAATGGTGCTGCCGTTGAGCAAAAGCAAGGGCTGGTATGATTGGTCAATGACCGTTAAAGGCGAAAAAAAGTACCTGAGAAGATATGCCGGAAGGGTAGAAGATGGAAAGGAAAGCCTGACGGATCCGTTTATGGGGGGAGAGGTATAAAACAAACGTATTGCATATAGAAAACCGGGATCCAATTCGATCCCGGTTTTTTTTGTTTTGGGGCAGCGTTAGTAAACTTGTCGTTAAAATATGGAGTGTAATTATCGCTCGGTTTTCAACTCGAAACTTGCCAGGAAGGGCAGGTGATCCGAACCGTATTGTTCCCCTGTCAACACTTTTTCCGAGATAACCTTGAAACTTCCCGCGGGTGCATACCATAGGTAATCTATTCTCCTGCGCGGTTTGTGCGTTGGTATGGTCGGCGCTTTCAATTGGCTGGCATCGCTAAAATAAGATTGCAATGTTCTAACTGTTTGACTGGTATCCAAGGCATTGAAATCACCGCCGATAATAAACGGTAAAGAAAGTGTACGGGCTTCTTTAACGATTTGTGCCGCCTGGAAATCCCTGTTCTTGGCTGTGGTTACATCCAGGTGGGTGCTGCCGAAATAAATTTGCCGTTGTTTGTCCAGTTGAACTTTAGCAATAATAAAGGCCCGGTTTTCCCCCGAAAATCCCGCTATGTTTTCAAGCGGTACCGTGCGTGTTTCGAGGATAGGATATTTCGATAAAATTCCTATGCCATAACCACCACCATCATAATCGATGGCTTTACCGAAATAATAATGCATCCCTAACTTACCGGCTAATACTTTCAGCTGAAATTCTTTACCCGAACGTCCTGCCACGCTATCCAACTCCTGGATGGCAACCAGGTCGGCGCCGGAATTTTTTATAGTCCCGGCAATTGTGTCTAAGTCAATATAATCTTTTGCTTCCCCCGGCGGGTTGGCATGGTGAATATTATAAGTTAATACCTTGAAGTTTTTTTTACTTTGATCTTGCTTGGTCTGGCTGGATTTGCACGCTGTGAAAAATGCCGCGGCAACGAAGCATCCGGCTAGCAATCTTTTGTTCAATATCATCAAAATAATTTTATAAAAACAGGCTTGAGCGGGAAAAGATTCCATCAAGCCTGTATAAATGAAGAAAAAGAAATTACGGGTTGTAATCGAACAGCGATACAGGGTTGTACTTGGTTCGATTATCTACTTCGGGAACTTTAATCTCCAAGGTAGCTGTGGCTACGCCATTGGAAACACTGTACTCCCTCACCATCACGATACCAAATGCCTGGTTACTAATCGGATCCCATTGTCCCCAACCTATAATAAAACCGCTCCCGGCCTTGAGATCACTATTGGTACGGCGGTTTGTTTTATAGAAGTTATAATTCTCGCCGCCTTGAGCTACCGGGGCACGTACCTTGGCATCGAGGAATTCCATCATTTGCCCATCCCATTCGAGGTTGTCAAAGGCGGCAGGAGTGATAGCGGGTCGGTTCGCGGTAACGAGCGTGTAGGTAGCATTGGTGAAACCAACCATGTAAGGCGCCATGGCATCCGCGTAAGCTGTTCCCGCTGCAAATACGGCTGCCGGCATAATACGGAAGCTGGTAGAGCTATACTTTACCAGCGCGATATCGAGCATGAGTTGCTGAGCGGCGGCAGTATTAATATCGAATACATGCGGCGCTTGGTACGCGGCAAACCAGTTATTTTTTCCCGGCCCTATTTCCGTGGTCAGTTGGATATTCGTAAAACGTACCAACTTGTTATATACCTTTTCTACGGGGAACTCGGTGGCGCGGGTTTTATTACCTGCGTTCATCCCC includes the following:
- a CDS encoding sterol desaturase family protein; amino-acid sequence: MILFFYILIVLLTFILMEGVAWATHKYVMHGLLWYLHKDHHQKTPHFFEKNDAFFLIFAIPSILLFWFGLKDGLNWMFFMALGIFLYGLAYFMVHDVIIHQRFKWFSRSNNRYIRSIRWAHKMHHKHLERHDGEAFGMLWVTKKYWRSDLNTLHK
- a CDS encoding phytoene/squalene synthase family protein, producing MNTIETYSAVCMKCSREVTKHYSTSFSWAIKLLHKDLQRHIHAIYGFVRLADEIVDTFHQYDKEKLLNVFRSDVYAAIHNKVSLNPVLQSFQLTIHQYNIPLQLVDDFLESMEMDLDKKVYHTHEELDSYIYGSAEVVGLMCLMVFCEGNEALYNDLVPTAQQLGAAFQKINFLRDLEDDQSHLQRSYFPGVDLRNFDEQVKQTVENGIATDFEAAMKGILKLPIKARFGVYVAYRYYFSLFKRIRKQRAASILQQRIRIPNVQKLAIILDAGIRSKMGAW
- a CDS encoding MarR family winged helix-turn-helix transcriptional regulator; translation: MLILLKPGGDLDYTFIKSLIGLAEEYEHATCLEQPELSEFVRWIESGRQSTMPAAPASTPEGYSDAHVGGMISKLIVYMYRYAKLYIKKGLEGSPLQSMDEFGYMVSLLQHGPMNKTQLIQRNIQEKPTGIEIINRMIKLGFIEEQPNPQDKRSKDLFVSESGRLMMGQLFHNMDQISRLILGDLSPAEQLQLMNLLLRLDDFHKPIFMNNLDKVDEILKKD
- a CDS encoding phytoene desaturase family protein, with protein sequence MDKVIVIGAGFSGLAAACCLAAEGIEVTVLEKHDQAGGRARQLKSEGFTFDMGPSWYWMPGVFERFFNRFGKKTTDYYTLKRLSPSYRVAWEDGNMDIPSGYAELRKLFESVEKGSARKLDKFLDGAAKKYAIGMERLAYQPALSLKEFVDKDVIRSLLQLDLFNSMSKHIGKYFNDPKLRQILSFPVLFLGAMPDHIPALYSLMNYADIKLGTWYPVEGGMYSIVKAMQSLATSLGVAFEFQQDVAAFEFVGNKVTNVVTTAGKHWEADGVVATADYHFIEQELLPPSYRTYSDSYWTKRDMAPSCLLYYIGLNKKLPGLQHHSLFFDAPFDQHAADIYKSPKWPDDPLFYACCTSVSDETVAPPGCENLFLLIPVAPGLSGDTVELREFYFKKIIKRMEKHLQTSIMPHIIFQQHYATSNFMQDYNAFKGNAYGLANTLTQTALLKPSLRSRKVKNLVYAGQLTVPGPGVPPAIISGEIAAGEILKTLASKNAMMI
- a CDS encoding phosphocholine-specific phospholipase C yields the protein MTDSRRDFLKKSVLLSGATGLSTILPASVQKAFAIDPSPGSTYLDAEHIVILMQENRSFDHCFGTLQGVRGFNDPRAITLPDGKPVWCQTNEKGETYAPFRLDLKDSKVTWMGALPHSRPSQVDAWNKGKYDQWLPAKRSGHKEFKEMPLTMGYVTRQDIPFNYAMADAFTVCDQNFCSAMTSTTPNRSFFWTGKISTEVDGVMQAHIRNDNYSYGKLGWKTFPEYLQENGIEWKFYQNDISCGGGFKGEERSWLANFGCNLLEFFAAYNVKFSKRYVESLIKQIDTLPEEINKLQEASPSTEDAARKNRESINKKQAALDNAKEEFAKWNKESYEKLTGQQKQLFNRAFVNNAADPDFHKLTALKYKDGKKERELNVPEGDLFYQFRKDVNEGKLPTVSWLASPQNFSDHPSAPWYGAWYVSEILDILTNNEEVWKKTIFILTYDENDGYYDHVPPYSICDNKLPGTGKCSPSIDTEIEHVRLDAELKQGLSKKNARESPIGLGFRVPLVVASPWSRGGKVCSQLFEHTSTLQFLETFINQKFKKNIHAENISNWRRAISGDLTSVFSPFDGSKPKPLPFIEQHKIVEDIYNAKFKNLPNGYREISDRDANEIAGKGLRLQEKGTRPSCALPYELYADANKEPGSSVLKLQLKAGNKIFGKKSAGAPFTAYAPAKFKGELNRNWSFALVAGDQLDYDWNIQEFDDNNYRLRVGAPNGFYREFVGDANDPSIHVSAKPEVSGVGMKPTGNLVVQVKNLAASPVSILVADNAYGNKSISREIAAKSTVEMVLPLSKSKGWYDWSMTVKGEKKYLRRYAGRVEDGKESLTDPFMGGEV
- a CDS encoding AraC family transcriptional regulator codes for the protein MFNENNMFKKVMREITPLASHDCFSIYSRKKKQFTFPLHTHEEMELNLIVGGKGIQRIVGDHIGEIANVELVLVGPNLPHGWFTESDFAEDVLEVTIQFDKDLFSQGFLEKDQLRSIKMLFEQAKRGILFDAQTAQMFSEQVIALEKKNGFDAFLHLLSLLHDLSLSRNCQLLSDPSFMKEIVSYDSRRLERTFEYMNKNFGNPISLAEIAQVANMSEASFSRFIKAHTGYTFTENLTEIRLGHVTRMLISTQQTISEIAYKCGFNNMANFNKLFKRRKGCTPKEFKINFNKKRMFV
- a CDS encoding endonuclease/exonuclease/phosphatase family protein, translating into MILNKRLLAGCFVAAAFFTACKSSQTKQDQSKKNFKVLTYNIHHANPPGEAKDYIDLDTIAGTIKNSGADLVAIQELDSVAGRSGKEFQLKVLAGKLGMHYYFGKAIDYDGGGYGIGILSKYPILETRTVPLENIAGFSGENRAFIIAKVQLDKQRQIYFGSTHLDVTTAKNRDFQAAQIVKEARTLSLPFIIGGDFNALDTSQTVRTLQSYFSDASQLKAPTIPTHKPRRRIDYLWYAPAGSFKVISEKVLTGEQYGSDHLPFLASFELKTER
- a CDS encoding lycopene cyclase family protein, with translation MTRYDYIIAGGGCAGRSLAVRLLPYLEAKGKKLLIVDREFKHSNDRTWCFWEEKQGLFESIVYKRWSNLKVASADRQLQFSIAPYQYKMIRGIDFYQFTDQLLEHAPQVDFLKAVVAEMGQDKNSAYVIIDGDKYLADYIFNSISPVVKNDPFPFIKMLQHFKGWVIETGEPVFDPGQAVFMDFDAPQTQGTGFYYVLPFTETSALIEYTVFSPAMLEDKEYDTALSGFVRTHLHATAYKILEVEKGSIPMTDYPFNRNNDRIIHTGTAGGQTKASSGYTFNFIQKDCEAILNALIEDVPIGTYRGTPGRFHTYDGILLDVLQNSSSKGKDIFMRLFERNDPRKVLKFLDNETNIWEECSIFLTLQLLDFTRSYIRRSYRIAMAGT